The DNA window GTTGTTCGCTCACCCTGCGGCGCAGCTGCTGTAGTTTCTCGGCCTGCCGCTCGAAGTCAGGGGTCCGGCTTCCGAACAGTCGCTCGAACTGGTCCAAAAGATCGGAGCGGGAAGGGATAGAGTCTGTATCGTCCATCGGCCTGTTGGTCTGTGGGGGGAGCGTGGAGCAGTCGCCCGACTGCGGTCATTGGGACCCGCGGCCAGCTGCCAGGCACCTGTCAGGAATCTGTGCCGCTGGGGCAGGACATTCTGGTCCACAAAATGTGTGCGACGTTAAATGAGAACGGCCCGGTGGTCTGTCCATGCGCGCCTCCCTCCCGGTGTGATGTGGAAGAAATGTCGAGGACGACCGTGCGAATCGGCCGGCAAGGGGGGCGTAGGCGCACGCGGCATCGTCATTGGGTGGGGGCCGAGTTCCCCCGGCGTCTCAGCCGAGCCCGTAGTGCAGTGCACTGCCGAGGAGCGGGAGGAGGGTCAGCAGGCCGAGTTCAAGCCCGACGGTGCTCCGCAGTCGCCCGTTGCGGGGGGCTGCCCGCGGGGGAATCGAGAGCCCCAACAGGTTCTGAACGGGCACGTCCTCGCCGTCGAGCTCGGCCTGCCACCGCAGAAACGTGAGCGTGGGGTAGACGGACGCCACGCCGACCAGCGTAAACAGCCCGACCTTCGTCCACAGCACTGGGCTTTGCATGTAGTAGGCGAACCCCTTCCCGAAGTACAGAACCTGCACCGCACCGGTGACGAACACGCCGACGGCGGCAATTCCGTACACGAGGTCGGCCGTCCCCAGTGACCGGACCGTGGCGGCGTCGGTGGGGCCGCGCAGCAGGGCGTACTCGGCCGCCACCGCGGCGTAGGTGAGCATGAAGCTGAGGATGTGCAAGTACAGCACGAGCGCGGAGGACCAGAGGGCCATCGGCGTACACGGAGTGGCGACAGATGCATGCGAAAGCATTCCCAATGCCCCACAGAAGACCCCGGCGGCCCGCTACGCCGGCACTCCGGCCGCCGGCACCCGCCGCACGGACGCGACGCGCCCGTCCTCGAACCGAACGTGGAGCCAGGACGGCGTCGCAGTGTCCTCCGCGTCGTAGATCAGCAGCGGGCGCTTGCCTTCGGACGCGTAGGCCCGGGGGACGCCCCGAAGCAAGATCACCTGTCGGCGGGTCATGCCCACCGCCACTGTGCCGCGGCGCAGGGCGTGCTCGATGGGGGCCGAAACCGTATGGGTATCGAGGTAGTGCTCAAGCGCCGCACAGCACAGTCGTGGTGTGCCGCCGCTGCCGTCGCCCTCAGGTGCGGTGAGCACGTACCCGAGACCAGCGCCCACGTACGCCAGCAGGGCGAGCGCGGCCGGGAGAACATGCGAGACGAGCGGGAGATCAGGCATACTAATCGCGGAGGCAAGAGATCGTTGGGCGCCTCGTCGGGCGCGTTCACTGCTTGTCGCCGGTTGCGTCGCCCAGCGCCGCCCTCACCCCGCCCACGGTGAGGCGGAGAAACGGCCCCTGCATGCTGGCGTCCGGGCCGCCCCCGAGGCGGCTCTGCCCGAGCTGCCAGTCGGAGCTGAGGGCGGAGAGCAGGTAGCCGCCCCGCAGGCCGAGACGAAGCCCATCGCCCCCCGGCGTGCCGAACTGATA is part of the Salinibacter ruber DSM 13855 genome and encodes:
- a CDS encoding DUF2214 family protein, which codes for MALWSSALVLYLHILSFMLTYAAVAAEYALLRGPTDAATVRSLGTADLVYGIAAVGVFVTGAVQVLYFGKGFAYYMQSPVLWTKVGLFTLVGVASVYPTLTFLRWQAELDGEDVPVQNLLGLSIPPRAAPRNGRLRSTVGLELGLLTLLPLLGSALHYGLG